The Polluticoccus soli sequence GATAGGAAGCGATCATTTTTTGCGGTACGCGCTGCACGATATCTGGATATGTTTCAATAAAATCAAGGTAGCGTTCCTGCAACGTGGCGCTCATTAGCATGATTATTCTCTTCTGAAGCACATAATTTCTTTTGAGAAGCCTCATTATTGCATTGTGATTATGTTCATTAAACTGTGAGAAAAGCTCACTATTGAAAACCTCCACCTCGGAATCTTCGAGAGCGTCGATAAACAGCTCTGCGGGCTTATCATGAATATGCGCACCGATATCGGTAATTATCCAGCCTTCGGGTGCAAACATGAAAACATGTTCTTTTCCTTTTTCATCTATTGCATAGCTTCTAAGGCAACCGCTTCTTACAAAATAGGCTTTTCCAACTTTTTCTCCTTTTCGGAGCAATATCTGGCCTTTCGATACCTGTTTTGTTGTCACATTTGACTTTAACTTCTGCAACATATCTGCAGATAGTCCTTCAGGAAAATTGTCAAAAATTGAAGGCATTTGTAATGAATAATTCAAACGAAGATAGGCCGTTTCTTAATCTACATTAATGCAGATTGTTTAGGTCCTTTTGACCTTTGCATTGTCACTGCATACCAAAGGGAGGCAAAAACAACGACAGCATTTATAGAATGTTGATCAATACAAATTGTCAATTATCAGAAACAATCAAATCAATGAAAAATTTAAAATCAATTGCAGCAGCATTCGTCATTCTGGTTGCGTCGGCTTTCACAACTGCCAATTCCATCAACTGGAAAATAGCAGATGGCTATTCCATAAAATTTACAAGTAAAGATCCGTCCGGGGTATTCACAAAATTTCGCGGGGATATAGTTTTTGATGAACATAACCTCAGCGCTTCAAAATTTGATGTAGCCGTTGATGTTTCTTCTATCAACACCGGTAACGGCATGAAGAATAAAAAAGCGAAAGGCGAAACATTCTTCGACGTTGAAAGGTATCCTGAGATAAAATTTACTTCCAACAAATTTTCTAAAGCTGTGGCTGGTTACGAGGTAAAAGGAATATTAGACATGCATGGAGTAAAGAAAGAAATTACGATCCCCTTTACATTTATCAATAACACCTTTGCCGGGAGCTTTGTAGTTAATAGGCTTGACTATAACGTGGGACCTGAAAAAGGAATGGCGGGACACGCCGCGAAAGAATTGAAGATCGAAATTTCAGTACCTGT is a genomic window containing:
- a CDS encoding YceI family protein; protein product: MLINTNCQLSETIKSMKNLKSIAAAFVILVASAFTTANSINWKIADGYSIKFTSKDPSGVFTKFRGDIVFDEHNLSASKFDVAVDVSSINTGNGMKNKKAKGETFFDVERYPEIKFTSNKFSKAVAGYEVKGILDMHGVKKEITIPFTFINNTFAGSFVVNRLDYNVGPEKGMAGHAAKELKIEISVPVTKQ
- a CDS encoding Crp/Fnr family transcriptional regulator codes for the protein MPSIFDNFPEGLSADMLQKLKSNVTTKQVSKGQILLRKGEKVGKAYFVRSGCLRSYAIDEKGKEHVFMFAPEGWIITDIGAHIHDKPAELFIDALEDSEVEVFNSELFSQFNEHNHNAIMRLLKRNYVLQKRIIMLMSATLQERYLDFIETYPDIVQRVPQKMIASYLGVTPEALSKVRSELAKKP